From a single Pseudalkalibacillus hwajinpoensis genomic region:
- a CDS encoding DUF2533 family protein: MSVHKGISQQLRQKNRQINLFVQLDKEREAAITRAVELCQAGKPFTTDRINELSAQINELAKQGSIPTRMFVTNAMVEEFVQKKHC, translated from the coding sequence ATGAGCGTTCACAAAGGGATTTCACAACAGCTTCGCCAAAAAAACCGGCAAATTAACTTATTTGTTCAACTAGATAAGGAACGAGAAGCAGCCATTACACGTGCGGTCGAACTTTGTCAGGCAGGCAAACCTTTTACAACTGACCGAATTAACGAACTTTCTGCTCAGATCAACGAGCTAGCGAAGCAAGGCAGCATTCCGACACGTATGTTTGTAACGAATGCAATGGTTGAGGAATTTGTTCAAAAGAAACATTGTTAG
- the spoIIR gene encoding stage II sporulation protein R: MNQKGLINLLISIFILASSLHSSEAALANQQVIPDEAIRLRILANSNSEEDQMVKRRIRDQVNESINEWVADLTSIEASRTVIKNHLDEINKIVETELKGIGSNDSFRVTFGEVAFPTKLYGEFVYPAGDYEAVLIKIGEGLGDNWWCVLFPPLCFLDFSNGDAVQAEEETAPAEPSEEVEVDFFLVKIIDAITDWFKGLFN, translated from the coding sequence ATGAATCAAAAAGGACTTATAAATCTATTAATCTCCATTTTTATTCTTGCTTCAAGTCTCCACAGTTCGGAAGCTGCTTTAGCAAACCAGCAGGTAATTCCAGACGAAGCGATTCGTCTTCGCATTTTAGCAAACAGCAATAGTGAGGAAGATCAGATGGTGAAGCGTCGCATTCGTGATCAGGTGAATGAATCAATCAACGAATGGGTTGCCGATTTAACTTCGATTGAAGCGTCAAGAACTGTTATTAAAAATCATTTAGATGAAATTAACAAAATCGTAGAAACAGAGCTTAAAGGAATCGGAAGCAATGATTCATTTCGTGTAACGTTCGGAGAAGTCGCATTCCCAACAAAGCTGTATGGCGAATTTGTTTATCCGGCGGGTGACTATGAGGCTGTGCTAATTAAGATTGGAGAAGGTCTTGGGGATAATTGGTGGTGTGTGTTATTCCCACCTCTTTGTTTCCTTGATTTCTCGAATGGTGATGCGGTACAGGCTGAGGAAGAAACAGCTCCTGCTGAGCCTTCTGAAGAAGTTGAAGTGGACTTCTTTCTTGTGAAAATCATTGATGCGATCACAGATTGGTTCAAAGGCCTTTTCAATTAA
- the prfA gene encoding peptide chain release factor 1, which produces MLDRLEIVEERYDKLNQLLSDPEVINDTTKLREYSKEQSSLEETVQVYREYKEILQGIKDAKAMLEEEKDAEMREMVKAELSELTPQEEEYAERLRVLLLPKDPNDDKNVIIEVRGAAGGDEAALFAGDLYKMYSRFAEMQGWKSEVIESSSTELGGFKEIIFMINGDGAYSKMKYENGAHRVQRVPSTESGGRIHTSTATVAVLPEAEEVEVEIHDKDVRVDTFTSSGPGGQSVNTTMSAVRLTHLPTGVVVSCQDEKSQIKNKEKAMKVLRARVYDKFQQEAQKEYDDNRKSAVGTGDRSERIRTYNFPQNRVTDHRINLTIQKLDQILQGKMDEFIDALITEEQTRLMAEAGE; this is translated from the coding sequence TTGTTAGACCGTTTAGAAATTGTAGAAGAACGTTATGATAAGTTAAATCAGTTGTTAAGTGATCCTGAAGTCATTAATGACACAACTAAACTCCGCGAATATTCCAAGGAGCAGTCAAGCCTTGAGGAAACCGTGCAAGTTTATCGTGAATATAAGGAAATCCTTCAAGGTATTAAAGATGCGAAAGCGATGCTAGAAGAAGAAAAAGATGCAGAAATGCGTGAAATGGTAAAAGCAGAGCTTTCTGAGCTTACTCCTCAAGAAGAAGAGTATGCTGAGCGTCTAAGAGTCCTTCTCCTTCCGAAAGATCCGAACGATGATAAGAACGTTATTATTGAAGTTCGTGGAGCTGCTGGTGGAGACGAGGCGGCCCTATTTGCTGGCGATCTTTATAAAATGTACAGCCGTTTTGCTGAAATGCAGGGTTGGAAGTCTGAAGTCATTGAGTCCAGCTCAACTGAGCTAGGCGGTTTTAAGGAAATTATCTTCATGATTAATGGAGACGGAGCTTACTCCAAAATGAAATATGAAAACGGCGCGCACCGTGTTCAGCGTGTTCCATCAACGGAATCAGGTGGCCGAATTCATACTTCAACAGCAACAGTTGCTGTTCTCCCTGAAGCAGAAGAAGTGGAAGTTGAAATTCACGACAAAGATGTTCGTGTTGATACCTTTACTTCAAGCGGACCTGGCGGACAGAGTGTTAACACCACGATGTCAGCTGTTCGTTTAACACATTTACCAACAGGTGTGGTTGTTTCCTGTCAGGATGAAAAGTCACAAATTAAGAACAAAGAAAAAGCGATGAAGGTTCTTCGTGCTCGTGTTTACGATAAGTTCCAGCAGGAAGCACAGAAAGAGTACGATGATAACCGTAAATCAGCCGTTGGTACAGGGGACCGCTCAGAGCGAATCCGTACGTACAACTTCCCACAAAATCGTGTAACAGATCACCGTATTAACCTCACGATTCAAAAGCTCGATCAAATTCTTCAAGGGAAGATGGATGAATTTATCGATGCGCTTATTACGGAAGAACAAACACGATTGATGGCGGAAGCTGGAGAGTGA
- a CDS encoding manganese efflux pump MntP, translated as MISSALIGELATLSLMAFALGMDAFSVGLGMGMIPLRLRQIAKIGAVIGLFHMGMPLGGMMIGRLLSVHFGTIATMIGGGLLLMLGLQMAASSLSSNDKPFVTPIGIGLLLFSVSVSLDSFSVGLSLGIYGARVVVTILLFGLISMFLTWAGLMMGRKFRNWVGSYSELLGGCILFGFGLKLLII; from the coding sequence ATGATTTCCAGTGCATTAATTGGAGAGCTTGCGACATTAAGCTTAATGGCTTTTGCTCTCGGTATGGATGCTTTTTCTGTTGGACTCGGTATGGGAATGATCCCACTTCGTCTTCGTCAAATCGCAAAAATAGGAGCTGTGATCGGCCTGTTCCATATGGGAATGCCACTTGGCGGAATGATGATTGGACGCCTTTTATCCGTACATTTCGGCACAATCGCTACTATGATTGGTGGAGGACTATTGCTTATGCTTGGATTACAGATGGCCGCATCTTCACTCTCTTCGAATGATAAACCATTTGTGACACCAATCGGTATTGGTCTCTTATTATTTTCGGTAAGCGTTAGCCTCGACAGCTTCTCGGTTGGCTTGAGTCTCGGCATTTATGGCGCAAGAGTAGTGGTTACCATTCTTTTATTTGGACTGATCAGCATGTTCCTAACGTGGGCCGGGTTAATGATGGGGAGAAAGTTCCGTAACTGGGTCGGCTCCTACAGTGAGCTTCTTGGCGGCTGCATTCTCTTTGGTTTTGGACTGAAACTCCTGATCATCTAG
- the rpiB gene encoding ribose 5-phosphate isomerase B → MKVAIGADHAGVNIKGDIINVIKELGMEVIDLGCDCNDSVDYPDYAIPVAEKVATGEADRGILICGTGIGMSIAANKVNGIRCALVHDLFSAKATRQHNDTNVLAMGERVIGPGLAVEIARVWLETEYEAGRHARRVGKITEYEAKA, encoded by the coding sequence ATGAAAGTAGCAATTGGAGCAGATCATGCTGGGGTAAACATTAAAGGGGACATCATCAATGTAATCAAGGAACTCGGGATGGAAGTAATTGATCTTGGCTGCGATTGTAATGATTCGGTTGATTACCCCGATTACGCCATTCCTGTAGCAGAAAAAGTAGCGACTGGTGAAGCTGACCGTGGAATTCTTATTTGTGGCACAGGCATTGGCATGTCGATTGCTGCTAACAAGGTGAATGGCATCCGCTGTGCGCTTGTCCACGATCTTTTCAGCGCAAAAGCAACCAGACAGCATAATGATACGAATGTCCTTGCAATGGGAGAGCGGGTCATTGGCCCGGGTCTCGCTGTTGAGATTGCCAGAGTGTGGCTTGAAACAGAATACGAAGCAGGGCGCCATGCGAGAAGAGTTGGAAAAATCACGGAGTACGAAGCGAAAGCATAA
- the hflK gene encoding FtsH protease activity modulator HflK: MSQRKIAVIAGAVVLFLLLGVILVTSWYTVDESEQAVIMTFGKVDEEISDAGLHFKLPWPIQQVDVLPRETFSLTFGYDEEDGKIVDYPEETKMVTGDENIVLADLVVQWRITNPKQYLYYSDEPKEILYNATSASLRGVIGSSEIDEALTSGKAEIEGNVRDLLTDLIDRYEIGISILDVKLQDVELPNDEVRKAFTNVVDAREQKETTIYGARKYKNQELNVVEGQKDARISKAKGDKAQRIEQARGDVATFNALYNEYKNNPDITKQRLILETLEEVLPDTKIYIMDEGGDTVKYLPIQPAEKKTENEKPKGSETNE; this comes from the coding sequence ATGTCGCAAAGAAAAATCGCAGTTATTGCAGGGGCCGTTGTACTATTTCTACTCCTAGGAGTTATTCTCGTTACAAGCTGGTACACCGTTGATGAGTCAGAGCAGGCGGTGATCATGACATTTGGGAAAGTAGATGAAGAGATTAGCGATGCCGGCCTCCACTTCAAACTCCCATGGCCAATTCAGCAGGTAGATGTTTTACCGAGAGAAACATTCAGTTTGACGTTTGGCTATGATGAAGAAGATGGCAAAATCGTTGATTATCCAGAGGAAACGAAAATGGTTACTGGAGATGAGAACATTGTTCTCGCGGACCTTGTAGTTCAATGGAGAATTACGAATCCGAAGCAGTATCTCTACTATTCAGATGAACCAAAAGAAATTCTATATAATGCCACCTCCGCTTCCTTAAGAGGTGTCATCGGAAGCTCAGAAATAGATGAAGCGCTCACATCCGGGAAGGCTGAAATCGAAGGAAACGTCCGTGATCTGCTGACAGATTTAATCGACCGCTACGAAATTGGCATCTCCATACTTGATGTGAAACTACAGGATGTTGAACTTCCGAATGATGAGGTTCGTAAAGCATTTACAAACGTAGTTGACGCACGTGAACAGAAGGAAACGACGATCTATGGGGCAAGGAAATACAAAAACCAGGAATTAAACGTTGTTGAAGGACAAAAGGATGCGCGTATTTCAAAAGCAAAAGGTGACAAAGCACAGCGAATTGAGCAGGCCCGCGGGGATGTCGCGACGTTCAACGCCCTTTATAACGAATACAAGAACAATCCAGATATCACCAAACAAAGACTAATTTTGGAAACACTTGAAGAGGTCCTGCCTGATACGAAGATTTACATTATGGACGAAGGCGGCGACACAGTAAAGTATTTGCCGATTCAGCCAGCGGAGAAAAAAACCGAGAATGAAAAGCCGAAGGGAAGTGAAACGAATGAGTGA
- a CDS encoding L-threonylcarbamoyladenylate synthase — protein MHTNVWYVDENVDIEKYYPQIVEAAECLKRDEVVAFPTETVYGLGGNALSDRAVAKIFEAKGRPADNPLIVHVASRPHVEKLVTMIPKQADELMKAFWPGPLTIVLPGGQSVASNVTAGLETVAIRMPDHPVALALLKAANLPLAAPSANLSGKPSPTTAQHVIHDLSGRIAGVVDGGSTGVGLESTVVDCSGDVVTILRPGGVTKEQLEEVVGKVNIDPALSDDGHQPKSPGVKYKHYAPSAPVTLVDGSKPYLQSIVDKQREEGFKVGIIATEESKAFYHADLVIPCGTRNDLVSVANRLYDVLRKFDESDVDEIYSEVFTHEGVGAAVMNRLTKAASNRVIKE, from the coding sequence ATCCACACAAATGTTTGGTATGTGGATGAAAATGTGGATATAGAAAAATATTATCCACAGATTGTGGAAGCAGCAGAATGTTTGAAGCGAGATGAGGTCGTTGCTTTCCCAACGGAAACGGTCTATGGACTTGGCGGGAATGCATTATCTGACCGGGCAGTGGCCAAAATTTTTGAGGCAAAAGGTCGTCCGGCTGATAATCCGCTGATCGTGCACGTTGCTTCTCGTCCACATGTGGAAAAGTTAGTTACTATGATTCCGAAGCAAGCCGATGAACTGATGAAAGCTTTCTGGCCAGGACCATTAACGATTGTTTTACCGGGAGGGCAGAGCGTTGCTTCAAATGTGACAGCTGGACTCGAGACGGTCGCAATTAGAATGCCTGATCATCCAGTCGCGCTTGCTCTATTAAAAGCGGCGAATTTGCCACTTGCTGCTCCAAGCGCAAACTTATCTGGAAAGCCAAGTCCAACAACAGCTCAGCACGTGATTCATGATTTAAGTGGTCGCATTGCAGGGGTTGTTGACGGAGGCTCAACCGGTGTTGGGCTTGAGTCTACTGTCGTTGACTGTTCAGGCGATGTAGTTACGATTCTTAGACCCGGGGGCGTGACAAAAGAACAGCTTGAAGAGGTTGTTGGCAAAGTGAACATTGATCCAGCTCTGAGTGATGACGGTCATCAACCGAAATCGCCGGGTGTGAAATATAAGCACTATGCACCATCTGCTCCAGTAACGCTTGTGGATGGTTCAAAACCCTATCTGCAAAGCATTGTGGATAAACAGAGAGAAGAAGGATTTAAAGTAGGGATTATTGCAACAGAAGAGTCGAAAGCATTTTATCATGCCGATCTTGTGATCCCCTGTGGAACAAGAAATGACCTCGTTTCAGTTGCAAACCGTTTATATGATGTTCTAAGGAAGTTTGATGAATCAGATGTAGATGAAATTTATAGTGAAGTGTTTACACATGAAGGGGTAGGAGCGGCGGTGATGAACCGTTTAACCAAAGCTGCTAGCAATCGTGTAATCAAAGAATAA
- a CDS encoding TIGR01440 family protein, with protein sequence MDEQTVNQLTQHTSEALQDLQIDARLTERHLLVIGMSSSEVIGKRIGTSGTTTAAEAIFESVRSFQRKTGVQLAFQCCEHLNRALVVERETAYAKRYDIVAAVPTAKAGGSMATYAFSQMSDPVLVEFISADAGIDIGDTFIGMHIRHVAVPVRSMHKSIGHAHLTMARSRPKLIGGERASYPGRNEHCF encoded by the coding sequence TTGGATGAACAGACAGTAAATCAGCTGACACAGCATACATCAGAAGCGCTTCAGGATTTACAGATTGATGCTCGCCTCACAGAGCGTCATTTGCTTGTGATAGGGATGAGTTCTAGCGAGGTAATAGGTAAGAGAATTGGGACTTCTGGTACTACCACGGCTGCGGAAGCGATCTTTGAAAGCGTTCGTTCCTTCCAGAGGAAAACAGGTGTTCAACTTGCATTTCAATGCTGCGAACATTTAAACCGTGCCCTCGTTGTGGAACGTGAAACAGCGTACGCGAAAAGGTATGACATTGTTGCTGCCGTTCCAACAGCGAAAGCAGGCGGATCAATGGCTACATATGCCTTTAGTCAAATGAGTGATCCGGTTCTTGTGGAGTTCATTTCCGCTGATGCGGGAATTGATATTGGTGATACGTTTATTGGCATGCACATTAGACATGTTGCTGTTCCTGTTCGAAGCATGCATAAATCGATTGGTCATGCCCACTTAACGATGGCTCGCTCACGCCCGAAACTCATTGGTGGAGAACGTGCGTCTTATCCAGGTAGAAATGAGCACTGCTTTTAA
- a CDS encoding low molecular weight protein arginine phosphatase, producing the protein MVRVVFICTGNTCRSPMAEVILKNRSENIEVKSAGVFAANGAPASHQVETLLTEKKLAFTHRAQMLDRQLAEWGDILLTMTSSHKALVLRDFPDLADKVYTLKEYAVDEEKYDEYQQKAAEIEMKRAAFSHDVTSFEGEEERVKRNEFEAALTRDLDELRELEDQLPSMDISDPFGGTIEQYRETYHEIEAAVDRMLERMNRENGLEG; encoded by the coding sequence ATGGTGAGAGTTGTATTTATATGCACAGGAAACACATGCCGCAGTCCAATGGCGGAAGTGATATTAAAAAATAGAAGCGAGAACATTGAAGTGAAGTCAGCAGGTGTGTTTGCGGCGAACGGGGCTCCGGCCAGCCATCAGGTGGAAACTCTTTTAACAGAGAAGAAGCTAGCTTTCACACATCGCGCTCAAATGCTTGATCGACAGCTTGCAGAATGGGGAGACATTCTTCTCACGATGACGAGTAGCCATAAGGCACTTGTTCTGCGAGATTTTCCAGATCTTGCTGACAAAGTCTATACATTGAAAGAGTACGCGGTGGATGAGGAAAAGTATGATGAGTATCAGCAAAAAGCAGCTGAGATCGAAATGAAGCGAGCGGCTTTTTCACATGATGTAACGAGCTTTGAAGGAGAAGAAGAACGCGTGAAGAGAAATGAGTTTGAAGCAGCTCTGACCAGGGATCTTGATGAATTGAGAGAGCTTGAGGATCAATTGCCTTCAATGGATATTTCTGATCCCTTTGGTGGTACAATTGAGCAGTATCGGGAAACCTATCATGAAATTGAAGCAGCGGTAGACCGAATGTTGGAACGGATGAATAGAGAAAACGGCCTGGAGGGATAG
- a CDS encoding GNAT family N-acetyltransferase, with the protein MIDLFLVRKATAADETAVFNIVKQSGLEVDGLPDIESFLIAETETKELFGVIGLETFEASGLLRALVLNRSESTSERLLRFFEQVIQFSKKCQLDELYLTSNEESLFFQVFGFSTITHEELPIHMKNNRLFTDQANERVIMRKQLQ; encoded by the coding sequence ATGATTGATTTGTTCCTTGTAAGAAAAGCAACAGCTGCAGATGAAACAGCGGTTTTTAATATTGTAAAACAGTCTGGCCTTGAAGTGGACGGGCTTCCTGATATTGAATCGTTTCTTATTGCTGAAACGGAAACAAAAGAGCTGTTTGGTGTCATTGGTCTTGAAACGTTTGAAGCTTCAGGACTTCTTCGGGCACTGGTGTTAAACCGTTCCGAGTCAACCTCAGAACGGTTGCTTCGTTTCTTTGAACAGGTGATTCAATTCTCTAAGAAATGCCAATTGGACGAGTTGTATCTCACATCAAACGAAGAATCGTTGTTCTTTCAAGTTTTTGGTTTTTCGACAATTACCCATGAGGAACTTCCGATTCATATGAAGAACAACAGGTTATTCACAGATCAAGCAAATGAGCGGGTGATTATGCGAAAGCAGCTTCAATAG
- the prmC gene encoding peptide chain release factor N(5)-glutamine methyltransferase produces MTTVFEALNWASSFLESHGREASAAEWLMKHELDVSRTELLLMLRDDMPDYEIFQDKIRKHAGGIPVQHIVEKEEFYGRMFRVNHHVLVPRPETEELVEGILSRVRKLYPDPAGVSIADIGTGSGAIAISLALELNNSDVTAVDLSEQALQVAKENAGFLRAPVAFLHGDLLAPLAGRKLDIVVSNPPYISEKDYQALDPLVRDHEPMQALVGGEDGYDLYRRLAADLPAVMASPGLIGFEVGEKQARTVARMLEVSFVDRIQVEVVKDISGKERMVFGIVN; encoded by the coding sequence ATGACGACTGTATTCGAAGCCCTTAACTGGGCTTCTTCTTTTTTAGAATCCCATGGCAGAGAAGCATCTGCAGCAGAATGGCTTATGAAGCATGAGCTTGATGTATCCCGTACAGAGCTATTGCTCATGCTGAGAGACGACATGCCTGACTATGAGATATTTCAGGATAAAATACGTAAGCATGCAGGTGGTATTCCTGTTCAGCATATTGTGGAAAAAGAAGAGTTTTACGGCAGAATGTTTCGCGTTAATCATCACGTGCTTGTGCCCCGTCCTGAAACAGAAGAGCTAGTGGAAGGTATTCTTTCCCGTGTGCGAAAACTATACCCTGATCCAGCAGGTGTATCGATCGCAGATATTGGAACAGGTAGCGGGGCGATTGCAATCAGCCTTGCTCTTGAATTAAACAATAGCGATGTCACGGCTGTTGACCTTTCTGAACAAGCGCTCCAAGTAGCGAAAGAAAATGCCGGGTTTCTTCGAGCGCCAGTGGCGTTTTTGCATGGTGACTTGCTTGCGCCATTAGCAGGCCGCAAGCTGGATATTGTGGTATCTAACCCACCTTACATCTCAGAAAAAGATTATCAGGCGCTGGATCCCCTGGTACGTGACCATGAACCGATGCAGGCACTTGTTGGAGGCGAAGATGGCTATGACTTGTATCGTCGTCTAGCAGCCGATCTTCCAGCCGTTATGGCGAGTCCAGGATTAATTGGTTTTGAAGTAGGAGAAAAGCAGGCGAGAACGGTTGCCCGGATGCTCGAAGTGTCCTTTGTAGATCGCATTCAGGTCGAAGTTGTGAAGGACATCAGCGGCAAGGAGCGAATGGTTTTTGGTATCGTAAACTAG
- the hflC gene encoding protease modulator HflC, with translation MSDQNVFNMDEHRRKMNPGKVVKTGLLIVLLLIIIGGIFSTVFIVKEGEYKVIRQFGDVVKIETKPGLKFKIPFIQSITTLPKYQMLYDVNPEEITTKDKKRMTVDNYAVWSVSDPQDMISNARTIENAEAKMGEFIFSVIRSELGQLEYDEIINEEKSNRGNFNDRVRERVNKLLERDAYGIQVTDVRMKRTDLPDANEQSVFQRMISERESKAQEYLSQGDADSDRIKAETDKEVDTILAKADADAQEIRAEGESKAAKIYNNAFSQDPEFYELYRTLESYKTTLNDETVIMLPADSPYARLLQGVTE, from the coding sequence ATGAGTGATCAAAACGTTTTTAATATGGATGAACATAGGCGCAAAATGAATCCAGGTAAAGTTGTTAAAACTGGATTGCTCATCGTCCTCCTTCTCATCATCATCGGTGGCATTTTTAGTACCGTTTTCATTGTAAAAGAAGGAGAATACAAGGTAATTCGTCAATTTGGTGACGTTGTGAAAATTGAAACAAAGCCAGGATTGAAATTTAAGATTCCATTTATTCAGTCGATTACAACGCTTCCGAAATACCAAATGCTTTATGATGTGAATCCAGAAGAGATTACTACTAAAGATAAAAAGCGAATGACCGTCGATAACTATGCCGTCTGGTCGGTTAGTGATCCCCAGGATATGATTAGTAATGCAAGAACGATTGAAAATGCTGAGGCGAAAATGGGAGAATTCATTTTTTCTGTGATTCGTTCAGAGCTTGGTCAATTAGAGTATGACGAAATTATTAATGAGGAAAAGTCTAATCGGGGAAATTTTAATGACCGTGTTCGCGAACGGGTGAATAAACTGTTAGAACGTGATGCTTACGGAATCCAGGTGACCGATGTTCGCATGAAACGGACCGACCTTCCAGATGCGAACGAGCAATCTGTCTTCCAACGGATGATATCTGAACGGGAATCGAAAGCACAGGAATACCTTTCACAGGGTGACGCTGACTCTGATCGTATTAAAGCGGAAACAGATAAAGAAGTAGATACGATTCTTGCTAAAGCCGACGCAGATGCTCAGGAAATTCGAGCTGAAGGTGAATCAAAAGCTGCGAAAATTTACAACAACGCATTCAGTCAGGATCCGGAGTTTTATGAGCTATATCGTACGCTTGAGTCTTATAAAACAACACTGAACGATGAAACGGTGATTATGCTTCCTGCTGATTCGCCATATGCGAGGTTATTACAAGGGGTTACTGAGTAG